A window of Coleofasciculus chthonoplastes PCC 7420 genomic DNA:
GTAGACTCGCATCCCGCATTAAAATCGGTTGCTGGAACTGACTTCCCCGGAAGCTAGTGGATTTTTCCCACGTCGCCTCGGTGAGTAACAACGACTGAGTAAACCGACTCTTACTTAACAAACAGCGATCGCGCCAAATTACTTGGGAAAAATCGGCATCTTCTAGCCATTGGCTTCCGGTAAAATTGGCAAGCTGCACAAATTCCGCCTGACTAAAATTTCCATTCCCATGAAACGTAGACCGACTAAAATTGGCTATACCTTTAAACTCCACCTGAGTAAACCCAGCCTTATCAAAGAAGGTGTCACCGCTGAAGTTAATATCTCGACCAAACGTAGTGTTACTAAAATCAACAGATTGGCTAAAACTACTCCCTGACCAATCGACTTCCTGGATAAACACAGCCTCAGAGACTTCTAAGCGTTGCAGAAAGAAGGTATTGGCGAAATTAATTGCACCGCTTAGACGAGTTTGATTCAGCTTGAGAGTCCCCCGAAAGACTGTAACCGAGGGAACTTGGTCACTGGATTCGGTGATGAAGCGAGAATCTTTTGCTAATTTTTCTTGTTCCTGGTCAGTTAACAGGGAAGGCAACGTGGCTTGGGAGAGGGCGGTTTGCAAGCCTAATTTGCTAGCCGTAAACTCTCCTTGAATCAAGGATTCACTCAAGTCTAAAGCGAGAGGGGTTTGAGAACGAGTCAGCTTGCTTTGCAGGTGTTGGTAAAACTGATCCCGAAAGTCTGTATTCTCGTTGGTTAAATCAATAACAAACTGGCGCAGATCAATCGTGGAAATGCCTTCGCTTTGAATCGGGGATTCTAGGCGTTCTTCTAGGAGTTCCAGGGTTAACGGTTGACGTTCTGGAGTGGCGGCGAAGGCGGGGAGGGGGATGAGGAGGAGGAGAAACGTAAGCAGGAATCCGAGGAGTCGCTTGGGGAAAGGGTGTAAGAATTTAATTGGCTTCAAGGCGATTGTATTTTTAAAGGTTCATTCAATTATTTTACTGGGATAAGCCCCGACACCTGCCAACCACTCGCGCTTTGGGTTTCAACCAAAGGCAGTTTAACGTGACAATGTTAAACTTGTACATTAGCCTCAAATCCTGACAAAAGACAAATGAGTTTTTACGGCTGAAGTTGCTGAAGTTTAGTTTGAGCGGATCGCAAAAGCTCTTGAGCTTTTGAATAAGATGTTGTCCCTGATTGTACCTTATTGAGTTGATTAATAATACCCTGAAGTTGACTAATAGTAAGATTCCGATCAATTGTCGCATCAGTAGGCGTGTTGGCAAGTAAGCGTTGAATTTGACGTTGAGCTTCTTCCAGGGCTTGCATTGATTCCGCCTCAGCCGAGGAGCGAGTTTGGATAACGCCTAAATTGGTTTGATAGGTAGCGAGTAATTTTTGGGCTTCTAGATAACCTTGATCCTCTAGAGGAATTTGTTCCAATCGCGCGATCGCTTGTTGCCAAAGTTTCTGGATTTGTTGCCATTCAGCGACAGTATGGGGTGGATTTTGAGCCGCTTGAGCCGCCGCAAAAGCAAATTCTTGAGCCGCACCAATCAGGGAACCGGTACGCTGGTTATCCGCCGCAAAGCCAACAACCTGTTGAAAATCTCGTTGATACCCTATTAACTTGGTTTTAGCGGTTTGTCCGGCGAGGGTAGCTGAGGGAATTTGCTCGATGTGATCCAGTGCAGTTTGCCACGATGCGATCGCATTTTGTTTATCGGTTAGTGTTGCGGCTTGCTGGTACTGCTGTTTGGCTTGATTGAGTGCAGTTTCGGCTTTCTTTAGTTCAATCTGAGCATTTTTCTCCTGGAATACCTTGGCTTCCATACGAGCGACGTTAGTACGAGCGCTTTCAAATTCATCAAGGGTGAATTTCCAGCTACAGCTAAATAAGTTACAGTAAAATTTGGGTTCATAGCCTAAGAACCAAATCGGCAATTTGTCAAGATGAGTTTGGGCTAACTTAACTTTTTCTTCTCCTAAACTGAAATCTGCGGCACTGGTTGAATTATTAATCAATTGATCGGCTTGTTCAACGTTGCGAATGGTTTGGCGATAGTTATGATCCATCTGGATATAACTGGGTAATAATAAGATTGGTGCAGTCCGCGCTACCGGACGCCGGATCATTGGGTAAGGTAGGTTGACGACCCAAACTAAACCCGCCATACTGCCCAAAATTGCCCCTGTCCAAGCGATTTTACTCAGGCGATTCATAGTGAAGATTCTCAAGATTATCTTCTAGTTTGGCAGACCCTTATCCCCTTTGTCGAGGGACGGTAGGGGTTTCTGATGTGGCACTATTAGAACCAAAGACAACGGTTACTACAAATTTGACTACTTTAAACGTTACCCCTGCTTAATTATTGAGGTACTTTCAGATAAAACTGAAGCTTTTGATCGAGGCGATAAATTCACCGACTACAGCGAACTAGAAACGCTACAAGAATACGTGGGGATAGGGAGAAAAAGAAAGTTCTACATGAGACTGCAACTTGGTATGAGGTGGGCATTGCCCACCCGATAGGATTACTGCAACTGTTCAATTAACTGGCGTTTTGCCGCATCCAAAGCTTCCGGTAACTTACTGGCGTCTCGTCCCCCAGCTTGGGCTAAGTTGGGGCGTCCCCCACCGCCACCGCCGCAAAGTTTGGCAATTCCACCGATAAATTTACCGGCTTGTAGTTGCTTGTCTTTGTAGATTTTGGCACTAAACGCCGCCACTAAACTAACTTTTCCTTCTGTGGGAACCGAACCTAAAACAACCGCACTGTCTCCCAGTTTTTGCTGGAGTCGTTCCGCTGCGGTTTTCAGGGCGTCGGGTTCAATGTCTCCCAGATTTGCCACTAAAACCTTGAACTCACCCACGGATTCCGCTTGACTCAATACCTGATCCGATTTGGCTAATGCCAATTCTTGTTTTACAGCTTCTAATTCTTTCTGAGAGGCTTTGAGTTCGTTCTGGAGATTGGTAATTCGATCGGGGATTTCTTCAGGTTTGACTTTAAAGCGATCGCTTAATTCTTTGACCACTTTATCCCGCAGGTTCAAATAATCCAATACCGCAGGACCCGCTACGGCTTCAATGCGCCGAATCCCAGACGCGACGCCCGTTTCAGCGACAATTTTAAACACACCAATTTCAGCGGTGTTATTCACATGAGTTCCGCCACAGAGTTCCATTGAAACACCGGGGAAATCAATCACTCGTACCTCATCGGCATACTTTTCCCCAAACATGGCGATCGCACCTTTTGCCTTGGCGTCGGTTAGGGGCATAATCGCCACATCTGCGCCGTGGGCTTCGGCTATCCAGGTATTAATTTGATCCTCAATTTGGGTTAATTCCTCTGAAGTCAGGGAACGGGAACAATTGAAGTCAAACCGCAGCCGATCAAATGCCACTAAAGAACCCGCTTGGGAAATCGACGGATCAACAATCTTTTTCAGCGCCGCTTGTAATAAATGAGTCGCTGTATGATTAGCTTGGGCGCGACGGCGACAGGCGCGGTCAATTTGGGCGGTAACAGTATCCCCTAAGTTTAGGGTTCCCCGTTCCACGCGACCAAAATGGACAAAGAAGTCGGATTCTTTTTTGACATCATCAATCCGTACTACTAAATTATCGCCCGATAAATAACCGCGATCGCCAATTTGTCCCCCCGATTCGGCATAGAATGGGGTTTGGTCGAGAACAACTTGCACCTCAGTACCCGTCTGGGCTGATTCAACCGACTCGCCCTCTGCAACTAGCGCCATCACTTGGGCGGTAGTGGCAGGTACGGTATATCCTAAAAATTCGGTCGCCGCCACTCCAGATGTCACTTCATCCAGACTGCCTTGTGCCAATAAGTCAACGGTTTCGTGGGCGGCTTGAGAGTTTTCTTGCTGTTCTTTCATCGCCGCTTCATAGCCAGCAATGTCCACCGTTAACCCATGTTCTTCGGCAATTTCTTGGGTTAATTCTAAGGGGAAACCATGGGTATCATAGAGAGTAAACGCATCCCTCCCGGAAATTTGCTCAGGCTTTTGCGCCAGAATATCTGCCAATAACTTCTCGCCGCGTGCGAGGGTTTTGCGGAATTGCGATTCTTCGCGTTGCAATTCGGCTTGAATCGCATCGTTCCGTTCCCGCACATTCGGATAGGTGTCTTCAGCCAGTGCGATCGCGGTGTCGGCGACTTGGGTGGTAAACTCCCCTTGAATGCCAATTAATCGCCCATGGCGCACCACTCGCCGGATTAAACGGCGCAGGATATAGCCGCGTCCAATATTCGAGGCGGTAATTCCATCAGCAATCAGATGAACTACAGCGCGAATGTGATCCCCAATCACTTTCAGGGAGACTTTGGTTTTCTCGTCACTCTTGGCATAATCAAGTTCAGCAATCTCAGCCGCCGTCTTGATAATCGGGAAAATCAGATCCGTTTCGTAGTTATTGGGAACCTGCTGGAGGATTTGCGCCATCCTCTCTAATCCCAACCCGGTGTCAATATTTTTATTTTGCAGGGGGGTGAGATTCCCGTCTGCATCCCGGTTGTATTGCATGAACACCAGGTTATAGTACTCAATAAACCGGGTATCGTCTTCTAAATCGATGTCCTTGTCCCCTTTTTCCGGGTGGAAGTCGTAATAGATTTCTGAACAGGGACCACAAGGACCCGTCGGACCCGATGCCCAGAAGTTATCTTCTTCGCCCATCCGCTGGATACGATGGGCTGGGATACCAATTTTATCCCGCCAGATGGCAAAGGCTTCGTCATCCTCTCGAAACACACTCACAATCAGGCGTTCTGGGGGTAATTCAAAGACGTTCGTAGATAACTCCCATGCCCACGCGATCGCTTGTTCTTTAAAATAGTCGCCAAAGCTAAAATTGCCCAGCATTTCAAAGAAAGTATGGTGTCGCGCCGTGCGTCCCACATTCTCAATATCATTGGTGCGGAGACATTTTTGCGACGTGGTGGCGCGGGAAAAGTCCGACTGGCGTTGTCCCAGGAATATCGGCTTAAAGGGTAACATCCCGGCGATGGTGAGTAACACAGTGGGATCATCCGGGACTAAGGAAGCCGACGGCAAAACCTGGTGTTGCCGTTTGTCGTAGAAGTCTAGGAACTTTTGTCGGATTTGGTTCCCGCTGAGGGATTTGGGAGATTTGGGCATGGTGTTTCACTCAAGGCTAGGAATGGATTGGTAGGATTTTGGACGTTAGACTCACCCATCCTAGAAATAACGAGGTTGATCAGTGCGATCGTGATCCATTTTTACACTTGTTATCAATTGTTGCAGGATTTTTGGTTCTCATCCCAGTTTGGATTGCGTAGGGGCGAGTTTCACTCTGATCGTTTCGGTTGCACCCAGATATGACCAAACCCGCCCCGACTTTCGCTGATTGCGAGACTTTCCACACTTTAATGCTATATATAGTCTGTAGACTTAAAAGTAGCATCTGGATAAGCTTCGGAAATGTTAAGTGATTCAGATAAATAATTTGTCCATTATGTATGGTTAAACGATTCTTGGGACTTAACCAAGTTGTTGCATCTAATTTGAGAAAGTTAAGACAAGAGATTGGTATCTCTCAAGAAGAATTAGCAGGAAAGTGTGGTTTGCATAGAACCTATGTCGGTGCTATTGAGCGTAGCGAACGCAACATTACTCTACAAACTTTAGAAAAGCTAGCTGTTAGTTTAGGGGTTTCACCTCTTGATTTATTGAAAGAAAACTCTGATGTTTAACCAGTTTAGGCAATTTCAATACAATAGTTATAGGACAGCAAGAAATTACTTCATCCAAAACTATAATCAGTTAATTAACCTTGAAAAATATGTTCTTGAGGAAGTTTTTAACTCTGTTCATCAAAATCTTGCTGAAATAATTGCCAACTACAATGAAGCTAGCTATCTTTATCCCTTTTGGCAGAATTATCCACCTGAAGAAAGAGGACGACAACCTATAGGTGATCAATATCCCTGGCTTGAGGTTGCAGAACATACCATTGGAGACAAATTGCCTCGACTTTTGGAATGTAATTTTGAAATTTCTGATGTAGGATTACCCACGGGATCTGATCTAAGGTTAGTCATATCAAACTATAGAATTTCTCAAATCACAAATGACGTGACAAATTCGTGCTGGCTATTTCTTGAGATTAAGTCAGTGGGACCTAGAGATGATCAAGATCATGCTGTCATGTCACATAACCAAATTTCTGGAAGCGGGCGATGGGAGGTGTTTTCTGATGGCATTAGCAATGATATCATTACGGCTACTGGCAAACGCGCTAACCATCCGTTTTACTGTAGTCTTCCGCCAATTTATATTTTGAGTGATGGTTTAATTGTTCCCGTTGTCATCATCATCGTCAAGCCTGTTTACAGGATGCTATCTCTGGAAGGAAATGATGATGGAGGACAGCCCTTGAGTCGAATAAGTTTTGCATCTGTTCCTAATGGTCTTTTGCTACACGAACAACCGCATTATTTAATGAATTTTCCTGACTTATTTTTTCCGGGTAAAGATGAAATGAAGAAAGATCCCCGTAAAAGGCGTTGTCGAGTAAGCTTTGA
This region includes:
- the alaS gene encoding alanine--tRNA ligase, translating into MPKSPKSLSGNQIRQKFLDFYDKRQHQVLPSASLVPDDPTVLLTIAGMLPFKPIFLGQRQSDFSRATTSQKCLRTNDIENVGRTARHHTFFEMLGNFSFGDYFKEQAIAWAWELSTNVFELPPERLIVSVFREDDEAFAIWRDKIGIPAHRIQRMGEEDNFWASGPTGPCGPCSEIYYDFHPEKGDKDIDLEDDTRFIEYYNLVFMQYNRDADGNLTPLQNKNIDTGLGLERMAQILQQVPNNYETDLIFPIIKTAAEIAELDYAKSDEKTKVSLKVIGDHIRAVVHLIADGITASNIGRGYILRRLIRRVVRHGRLIGIQGEFTTQVADTAIALAEDTYPNVRERNDAIQAELQREESQFRKTLARGEKLLADILAQKPEQISGRDAFTLYDTHGFPLELTQEIAEEHGLTVDIAGYEAAMKEQQENSQAAHETVDLLAQGSLDEVTSGVAATEFLGYTVPATTAQVMALVAEGESVESAQTGTEVQVVLDQTPFYAESGGQIGDRGYLSGDNLVVRIDDVKKESDFFVHFGRVERGTLNLGDTVTAQIDRACRRRAQANHTATHLLQAALKKIVDPSISQAGSLVAFDRLRFDFNCSRSLTSEELTQIEDQINTWIAEAHGADVAIMPLTDAKAKGAIAMFGEKYADEVRVIDFPGVSMELCGGTHVNNTAEIGVFKIVAETGVASGIRRIEAVAGPAVLDYLNLRDKVVKELSDRFKVKPEEIPDRITNLQNELKASQKELEAVKQELALAKSDQVLSQAESVGEFKVLVANLGDIEPDALKTAAERLQQKLGDSAVVLGSVPTEGKVSLVAAFSAKIYKDKQLQAGKFIGGIAKLCGGGGGGRPNLAQAGGRDASKLPEALDAAKRQLIEQLQ
- a CDS encoding helix-turn-helix domain-containing protein: MVKRFLGLNQVVASNLRKLRQEIGISQEELAGKCGLHRTYVGAIERSERNITLQTLEKLAVSLGVSPLDLLKENSDV
- a CDS encoding BglI family type II restriction endonuclease, with the protein product MFNQFRQFQYNSYRTARNYFIQNYNQLINLEKYVLEEVFNSVHQNLAEIIANYNEASYLYPFWQNYPPEERGRQPIGDQYPWLEVAEHTIGDKLPRLLECNFEISDVGLPTGSDLRLVISNYRISQITNDVTNSCWLFLEIKSVGPRDDQDHAVMSHNQISGSGRWEVFSDGISNDIITATGKRANHPFYCSLPPIYILSDGLIVPVVIIIVKPVYRMLSLEGNDDGGQPLSRISFASVPNGLLLHEQPHYLMNFPDLFFPGKDEMKKDPRKRRCRVSFEILSRIDSWRFREIDC